The nucleotide window aaaCCTTGtgtaggagatatttcgccttctcactttagctcgccctcGAACGAATGCCTTAGGCTACCCTGAGGATACTTGGTTTAAaactggaagtcgtgagctgcttgagccatatgtaaaagaatcgtttctgatcACTCCCAAGAGattggcgatcagagaactttcttcacttgcgtgaacttctacacatgactccatccgcGACGGTGCACGTATTGCACGAATTTTCCAATTAGTGTAACGACACAACGACAATGCACACgctgaaatatatttgcaatggctgtaaaatgtCTATCATaaaaaacccatgtttattttcgcacaatgacacgtaaaaaaataattgcaaccctgtgccagttgccattttacatgaAGACATATTTCGctattaaattgttgaggaaggtaagtttaaaatattttttttaaatctgtttAAATTACCTTGGCCTGCACGCATTTTGGGCCTAAGATTTTATACCTGATTTTGGATGTATTTTGTAAGTTGATACGAGAAAACACCTGCACcagaccaaaaatttttttttgtaggctAATGTTATAAATTATAGGTTTTTGTTAGGAatgaatttttgcattttaagtcaTGGTGCAAACTTGAAACAGCCAGAGTGGCCCTAATTTGTTTGTTCTAAAATTGTTAAAACGCAAAAACTAGACATAACTACCTactatatctatacatataaacatgccgtaacaaaaatgaaagagtggttaacaaaatacatacatacatatgtatatataaatacatttatttccatatatacatactatgcaTTATAAAACagaaagtgaagtgaagtgaaacaataaaaaattgtataaagcataaacgaaaaataaatataataaacgtATACAAGTTAGCACCCCACACATTGAAAAACtatcatatgatgcattaatatcatatgatacaaggCAATATAATATGACagcactaaatcgctgagagtgcgacacgtgtagtgagaacctgtgggaagcgcagcgtcagcaaactccatactcgttgcagcggcaaacataggtctagagttaagtatatttaaatgtaaactTTAGTTCTTAAgcggaattcaataaaggagcatagctcccgaaaaactttttttttataaaaactaagtaaacgttttttaacttacATACGTATTCGGTGTGTAAAAAGTGGATAAAGGGGCAAAAACAAAGTGCCATGAAACCAAAACATACAAAACtgtttaaacaaacaaaaaacacaaatcaGACTACAACCccaaaagcaaaatataaacaaaaactaatcagccctattctgcatttcgactcgaatcgaaattttttcagttaggCAACTTTGGTATTCTGCGTTTCGATTAGTTTCGATCAATCTTCGAAATTTCCGATTTTATGTATTCTACATTACGATCGTAGTTCCGTTTTTGTAAGTTGAACTTTTGTTGGCGTAGAGCGGTCATATTTTGGTTTTAGTgtacttttaaaatataattttcccaaaaatgtaagtaaaatttgttgttgataGTTTAAAAGTCACCAACATGATTTATTGAAGTTTTTTGtgctttaatatatatatgcttGATATATTTgtaggtcaaaaacaacaacaccagaacAGTATGAAAAATTGGCTGATATAATGGCAACCAAAAGAGATGTTGCGCAGGGCTTCCAACAGCGACCGAAGGAAGAAGTGAAGGAGTTTTGGGAGGAGATTGCAAATGACCTAAATGCACTTGGTCCACCTTCAAAAGACTCTAGTACATGGAGAAAGGTATTGTACtactgaaaatacattttttaaatacttcaaaCGTTTTGTTACAGGTGTGGATTGACTGGAAGTGCTATATAAAACGCAAGCTGTCTgcaaataaaaaggaaataatgaGCACTGGTGGAGGTCAATGTCGGTTGCAACCTATAAGCCCACTTGAGGAGAAGGTTATAGCTTTGACAGGGTTGGAAACTTGTACAAGTGGAATAAGAGGTGCGCGGGCTTATGGCGATAGTGCGCAGGTACAAGACGTTGCCCAAACTTCCGAAATGGACATTTCCGCATGTTCGGAGGATCGAAATGAAATTCCTTCATGCAGCAGAGTTAGCAGCCAGCGCAGAGaaagaagaactgataaggagagCGCTTCTTCCTTACTAAAAGAACAAATAGCTCTCCAAAAAGAATTCTACGAGGACACCAAAAACCATAATGAAGCTGCAGTTAATAAAATGGAAGAAGTGGTGACATATTTACGTCGCATGAATCGTTCTTTAGAATGTATGGCGGACACCGCAGTGAAGCAACTACAAGAACAGAAACGACACAATAAAATGAAGGAAGAATTGCTAAGGGAAAAAGTGGAAATAAAGTTCCGGATGCTAAAGTTAGATCCAAATTATAAATCTGATTCGgagtaatttagtaaataaccTAAATTTTGTAcctgaactttttttttagttttttgttataattatctTAAGAATGAAGCTGTGAACAGAACTGCTGTGAATGAACTGAATTCAATTTATTATCTTTAAATAAGTAACAATTTGTGAAATGCACtcaatgcaaattattttttaatatacgaatagtacatatgtataaattattcaaatgtattattcaatttgaagttattttatttgccgtcatcacggcttagttgtcaagtataaagtgccctttaaattattcctaacttagctcaagccaccaacccgcatcgcgttgtagctcctctgctgacgttttgctgaccttgcgcctcgtgcatggtgtttgtttacttagatgtctggccaatgttctcacgcaaaatgtgctgacttagcgacatgtgcagagtggtaggctcttattacgacgggaattagggtgtgtcgtttcttcgcgataactcctccccttctaaatggggaacgtcctcggtcctcaaagaagcggttttaattgcagtttcaacggacctggctatgataatctctctcttggtcctccttatcctgagaaggacgtaaacagtgaatgccatgattaataagacaccaatggctgagaaacctgtaacgtggccataatggattgatcgctgcaggtgattgatcctttgaacattctctagattcacatggtgaaggtaagaagcgcttaatatttctgtgtgctgcgtcaagttgattgtagaagcccatggagtttcaggttttagaggcaatgtagaattttcgttataaaaagtcgtaccattaatctttacgttgtttttgaagaccacgaggtatgttccgttgaccgtaatagggacctcattattttcctcgatgacagccaattggtcattgatgacaacaaggccgtcacttatcggtgaaattggtgtgaggttgttaaatgttgtactgcaattagcggtgttgcgagtcagtagttgcagagcgcatgatgtagtcggagatggtaagcaaaacgttggtgttgtgtcgctgcagttctttacggctacggtatggttataacacttggctaagatggattcttctaggtgcaggatttggtggccatgagctaccggtaaaatagtaattttcttacatctaaacataggaatcggatatcttattaaaaagtaaattatgttattatactgtaatatcttaattctagctactgccataacatcggccacggtaaggtcagtgaagtgctcgtctcctgttatgaaatttatttcgttactgtctaagagaatgggacttaagaccccaattttggcgaaagtgacagctgttataatgttatttaattctgtaataattgctctgtttctagccagtagtatgtcataaaggtgaccggtgtttatttctctttcttttgttaatttcaggattttatttactgtaatggtaaggttattgatttctttctgtacttgagtgtttatggtaaactgtctgtcctgcgagttaattagctgttcttctgtgctcattaatctattgaagtcgtcatggtcaggagttccagcaatgtatttcaggactgtccctagggcattcaggcttctcgcctgtctgtggtgagcgtttatcatttgtatcagtcgacttatctggtttatgtccgcgtctagtaacttcctcatatgtgactgaggaaagtggtctgtggcattaattgtctcgtctctcagtaattcgtaaagtgtcaagttggtaacatgcttgatgtgtcctgaattttcccaaattacaaggtcctcaccgaccaccggaatgtaccttgcattggtatagtcgattaaccttcctgtcgttaccgatattgatatggccaaaattatgaaaatcctaaaaacatatatgaaattttttgttaattgtttatcattagaaacgcctaggttctagattaagtttaacgaaggttgtccttatggacccttctcccttttattaaaactgttgtacccatgtctttttccacctcttcctcagtataaagaggcgtaagcttattgcctagtctcctgttatttttaacaagtactttttctccaacagggaacaccctatcctgcctgttcttattatgagttgttagttctctttcctgtgcgtttcttaagcggcatggtatttggttgtcatctttaattgaacgaaatacggtaaggggcttcatccccgttactgtgtgaatggacctgttatactcaatcgtagctaaaaggacaatttcctcaacatcatcaagatttttgtcaagtttaaggcatcgtgctatttccattagtgtgctatgaaatcgctccacctgaccatttgatgtactatgtagtggtggagcattcgcaatgtcgatattgaagtgattctttaatgtagctttgatgctgtgtgaattcagc belongs to Bactrocera dorsalis isolate Fly_Bdor chromosome 1, ASM2337382v1, whole genome shotgun sequence and includes:
- the LOC125777712 gene encoding uncharacterized protein LOC125777712 is translated as MGYNMSLKIHFLDPHLDSFSENLEALGDDYGESFHQDISAMEKRYQGKWSASSIGSNILRSKTTTPEQYEKLADIMATKRDVAQGFQQRPKEEVKEFWEEIANDLNALGPPSKDSSTWRKVWIDWKCYIKRKLSANKKEIMSTGGGQCRLQPISPLEEKVIALTGLETCTSGIRGARAYGDSAQVQDVAQTSEMDISACSEDRNEIPSCSRVSSQRRERRTDKESASSLLKEQIALQKEFYEDTKNHNEAAVNKMEEVVTYLRRMNRSLECMADTAVKQLQEQKRHNKMKEELLREKVEIKFRMLKLDPNYKSDSE